From the Odontesthes bonariensis isolate fOdoBon6 chromosome 9, fOdoBon6.hap1, whole genome shotgun sequence genome, the window accttcctatttctcatttcacaatgcctttcagcatactgtaacattctaccatacatttattttccatactttattaagactttcacacaaaattcaagatttttcaaggtctggaaaacagtgcttcaaaataccatacttattaagactttcaagacttgcgcaagcaccctgtaGAGGATTCATTTTACTCTGTTAGTATTCTCCTAAATTATGGAAGGCACAATCGAAAAGCTTCAAAGAACTTCATTGGATTTATTTGATTGAACTGTTACGCGGCTCCTACCTCCACCACCACCCTATACGCCCCACCCTTGACTGAGGCTGGCTGGTGGCTCCAGGCTGCTTTTCATAACGCTCTAGATAACACCCACATGCAGGGTTCAAGTGGGGCAGAACCATTAGATGAGTTAAGCTGAAGAGCAGCCGTTGCTGAGCAAAATCGTTTAACGTCAATGCAAGCTGGTCGCCCGCTGGGGGGCGGGGGCGGGGGGCGGCACACCGGCGGTGAAGGGGCAACAGAGGAAAGGGGTGAGGAGCCTGGACAGAAGAGGAGTGACTGCTGCGGTACATCTTATCTGCACCTATCAGCATAGATTAGTACCTGTAATTTGAATCCCCTTTGTGAACTTTAAGTTTGAAACAGTTTGAGCATGTTTTCACCGGCTAAATTAACActttgtgtttctctgtgtcCATCCACGTGATCGCCCCATCAAGCACCATGGCATGGCATCGCATTGACAAGGCCTCGGGGGCATATGGAGGGTTGTGTCGGCACATGGCCCCGTCCTCACTTCatcctgctgctctctcctgcTCACCTCTTTCTTCCTTCCCttcacatttctgttctcatgtgtctatgcatgaaatctgcacgataccttttaatttatctggactgttgctcgtttttaaatttgtttaaatgattttatttgtttctctttatattcatgtatttttaatgcttcttccactccctgctgcaatgcttttattttgtgtgaagcactttgaattgttttgtacatgaaatgtgctatacgaataaatttgatttgatttttgattcACATATCCTCATTTACAGACAACCATTTTCTTTCCATCGCCACATTTCTTCCCCATAATCTGTGAAATGATAAAGCTGAGCGTAAAACCTGacagttaaaataaaaaagaagaggtgTGAAACTGTCTCTCGCGCCCATCCAGAGCACCAGCTGACATCTTTTCTTTATCGTCTCTGTTTGGCATTTAGTGATGATGTGTTCTCTCTTCAATCATTTGCACATTCAGTCAAAGATATCAATCTCTCATCCATCGGATGAACCCTCTCAGGGTGGCTCCAACCAGCCCATCTGTTCAGAAAATCTTTACCTAAAGTCAGATTACAGGCGCAAACCTTCTACTACTGAGGGATAAGGAGGAAGGGGGACACAACACAGGCCAGCAGGAGCGAGTGTGAAAAGGTGACCACAGGAAAAACAGAGTgagacagacaggggagacgGTGCCTGTCACGCTCTGACACCAACGAGCAGACAACCATCTGTCATGGCAGCTCATACTGGCTACAAAAagtcacacacacaggcccacTCAGGCACAGTTAAAGCTCTTCATCCTCTGTTGAAGAGACTAAACGTTAGTGAGACAAACACCATCCGCCACACACTCTCTGGAGAAAGGGACTCGCATTACCAGCCAAACACGTCTTCATAAACAAACTTAATACTGTAACATTTAAcacataaaacaggtttctaggactgccttcttcgCACCTTTGTAGTATTGTcaaaattaggaacatcctgtctcaggctacggctacacggaaacgtttttcactgtaaacgatactttttcttattgtttggctgtcgcggccacacggagccggcgttcccactaccccaaaacgatagttttggagaacgggttccagagtgggaagatctgagaacggtgtcgtttcgtttccattgttacagctaaaacggattcgtttacatctgcgtcacagccacatggctaacgccagtgacgtatacacatacgtcagtgaccagaacaaaaagcggcttccattcaaaatccggaagaagaagacaacacaacaaggacagacagcgatcatcatggaccccacaacattgatagcagcactgctgcagacactgctaactacagcggcgttgttgaaggaacaacgtgagcttcgcactggtagaagtaggggcgtacacgcatgcgcattgcttcttctattgttctggtgtaaccggtgggggtggcttccAGCGCACATtgaggtgtggcgtgtgtactgcatcgttttcagcgttttcatcgtttccagctttcctgtgtggtcgcaataattttcgtacccgttttcaaaaaaaccctcgtttcgtttccgtgtagccgtagcctcagagtgatgcagagaAATCGCTCCAGGCCTTTGTTACTTCAAGACCAGACGACTGGAATTCTTTATTTTTGGGCTTAAAATCAGAATAGAATGaaaaattcttctcctcacatgtAAAGCTTTTAatgctccatcatatcttaaatatctcatagttggatattttcccagcagagcactttgctctcagactgcaggtctcCTTGTTGGTTCCCAGAGTCTCTAAAAGCAGAacgggaggcggagccttcagttatcaggcccctctctgtggaaccagctgccagtttggcttcaggaagcagacaccctctctacctttaagatcaggcttaaaactttcctttttcataaagcttatagttagggatggctcaggtaagcctgaaacatcccatagttacgctgctataggcccagactgctgggggacctcccatgatgcacctctcttTACTCTCCCTTGTTGTCATtagcttgtgtttctctctctcagcaggtatccctgtcctggtgttatggtgcttgttgttccccctttcctgtcctctcacccccggctggtggaggcagatggccgcccttcctggttctggttctgatggaggtttcatcctgttaaaagggagttttttctctccacagtcacctcatgcacgctcaggacaggaGATTAGATCAAAGAGAAGTTCCAGTGCCATCTGTTAGTTTCCTTAGCTCGGCTACTTTACTTTAAATGGCTTTAATGGACTAATTTGTATTTTAATGTATTGGATTGTGACTATAATACAATGAACTGTAtaaagaaaactgaactgaactgaatttcaCACCATGTATCATTTAAtccatcttttccagtttacatGGAGCCCAAACAACAGCTTCACAAGCGCATGGATCGACACAGGAGAACCAGGTCAACACTCAGCAGTTCACCTACATCATAAGGAGAAGGAACTCTGAGGGCAGTAATGGACAGAGAAGACAGCTGGTTCCCGAGAGGAATCAAAGAAGCCATCTTTGTTAAACTGGAAAAACCACctttgaacagaggaggtggtctcaggtatcACCTTCTCAGCACCTCCAACGCAGCAtcgcctctcctctcctccgcAGGAGGTTTCACAACCATTCACACTTCTGATCCTGTGGCCAACACATGCTCTCAGACAGGTAAACAACTAACAGGTGAGAAAGAGTAACCTTAACGAACTGCCAAATGTGAACCGACCCTCTGCTGTTTATAAGCTGATCTCCACTCCTCACCATGTAGTTCAGAACCAAAGAAGCAtttcggatgagaggtgaaacgttctccaagaaccaagaagaagaagaagtccagttgcccgtATTCAAGCTCTTAGAAAAATGACTAATGACTCATATTTGGTTCCTTTCCCTCTTTGGAATGAATAAAGCACTACTTAATTCAATTTAACACGGCCAAGCTGCGTCTCGATGCCAACAGCGACCATATGGCTATATGCAGTCTGTGGTGCCAGGTATGAAAACTGCAGCCCCGGACGCCTGAGCCCAACAAAGCCTTCAATCAGCTTCACATCAGAAACGTGTAGCCTTGTGTAGAAAGGTGAAAGTGGGAGCACCGAGTGTGCTCTCCAGGGCAGAAGTTGGTCCATCTTGTGTAATTTCTTTGCATTCTTCCCTCGTTCCGCACCGCTGCCTCTGCTGGCTCAACACCGTTACATGGCATGGCTGTAAACGTGTGCAGGAATTTGTGCTCAATTTGCAAAATTCTGTAAAGCTCTGCAATTTCttacaaatatgtttttacTCTCATGTGCAATGGTCGGTCATAAGCTGTGATCCAAATTCAAATGAAGCACATCTGCGACATGTCAGCAAAATGGTCAGGACTTTAATAATTTCACTAAAAAGTCATTACCCTGTGAGGGCATTCACACACAGGTCCTACTCTCACCTGTTTTCTTTGCCATTTTGCAGCAGGGACTGTCTATCAGTGCTGGATCGGTCTGTGCACACATATGTGTTCCTTCGAGTCATGGCACTGGCAGGGGCGTTATTCTGGGGAAAGAAGAATCAACACAGAAGCACACAAatagaattaaattaattacatCTCAAATTAAATGTAATTGAAATGAAATTAAGCTTCCTGCTTCATGCATTCCAGACTCAAATTCTGGAAAAACGTTCCTTAAATCTGATTAATTTCAGGCTAATCTGAGCGCTAAACAGAGTCTCAGTCTCTTAGTTtagtttctgtgtttgtgttaaaTGATTCAGCTCATCTCTAATCTGCAGAAGAATGTGGAAGATTCTTTCACCCCCCATAAGATCTCTGTCCACGTAGCCTCAGTGTGCTGTAATCTGAAGAAATGGGATTAGGCAGCCTGAGGCCTCTGCCATCTGCACCACTTGTATTGATAAGGGATTACATGAGACAGATTGGTTACACCGTACATCTTATTCCACCCACAAATCACCCTGTAGGTCTTACCGTTGTTGAGTTCACTTTGCGCCGGTCGGGTATCTCGGCTTTATTTGGGTTGTGAGCGGAGCTAACCATGGGGCTGGAGGGGGTCGGGATGCTACGGGAGCCTACAGTAGTGGTACTTGGCTTGCGTATCGACAGACGCTCCTCTTTAAGCCCTGCTCCTTCGCCCACGCCGCTGGGACTTCGCTTCGGGTGTGCCGACCCTGGAGCGGCTGGACCGCCTTAAAGAGTAAACAAAGGTCTCAGTGATAGGGAATGAACATTTCAGAGTTAATCTGCTCAGATATAACCCATAAAAAACTAATTAAGCTCCAGGGGAACATCAGTTTCTGTGTTTTGCCTTACAGAAGTCGGAGTGTCGTCTTTGGCGGTGGTATGTCGAAGCACTGCGCTGCGCCTTATGGCCAGAGGAGGAAGACTGTGCAccggaggaggaagaggacgtGGAGTGTTTGCTCGTTCCGTTGGAAATGGTGCCGGGGCGGATTCGAGCCAGACTCAGACTGCTGCCCGACCGAGACTCGGTGGGCTCCGTCTGAGAGACAAACCCACACAAAGAGAAGATGGACAATGACAATATGACTACACACAGACATCGATCTGGTTGTTTATAGATTTTCAGGCTTGACAAAGCATCAAACAGCCATGAACCAAGGCTATTTGTCTAGTTCATCCAGTCCAATCaagctttatttataaagcactttaaatcaaccacagtgcacagtgaaggtaaaagacaagataaataAGCAATAAAAGACCAAATAAGTACAAGAAGACATGATaataactgataaaagacctaaTAAGTACAAGAAGATATAATAATAAGTGATAAAATAAGAAAGTCAACAACTCCAACACTAACACCAACATAgagtgcattacagtaatctAGCCATGTTGGATTACTGTCCCAGAATGCTGCCTAGACagaaaaaggctttattttggcAAGTTGcctcaaaaagaaaaagtttgatttgatgacTGCTCTGATCCGACTGTCGAGCTCAAGTCTGTCTCAGTGGTGCGACCAAAACCCATTGCTTCTGTCTTTTCTTCATTAAAATTTAAGACGTTAGGAGCCATCCAGGCCTTTATATCGTTATGGGACATGAGCAACAATTTTACAGAATAGCCTTCATTCTTTTTAAGAGGTACATAAATCTGACTGTCATCTGCATAACAGTGGGATGAAATACCACGTTGGAGCAGATATAGAGGACCTAAAACCGGGCCTTGGGGGACCCCACACGAGAGGGGAGCGGGACGCTAACGCTCTGCCAAGTAGGATCTGAACCACTGCAGTGCTGCACCCCCCATTATTCACCCACTGCTCCAAACAAGAGAGTAAAATAGtatggttcactgtgtcaaatgcagcagttAGATCTAAATAATAACACATCATTAAAAAACTCTTAAAGAGCTGATTCAGTACTGCGTAACCTCGAGGATATCATGATCTTTGAGAGAAATGGTTGTTTGGTGATAGGCCTGTAGTTGGAGAGAACTGTGGTGTAAAgagggtttttcttttttaatcagaTTAACAGGGACAACACCTGAAGACAGACTGCTATTGACAACCTCCAGTATTAAAGAGGAAAACCTCTTTAATTAGTCGAGGGGGGACGGCATCATTTGGAGAGCCTGATGGCCGCAGATGATTCTGTAAAGTTACCAAAGTCACAGGCTCAAACTTATCAAAAACACCAGAAGATGGGACAAAGACTAAGGGGTCATGTTTGTGACAGTTTGACTAAATCATATCAGAAAAATATCGTCTAGCCGTCTGATACGGGCACCAGCCGTCCTTTAACTTTTGAAAGGACACAACCGGTTCGTGTCTCTTCCACTTTCGTTCAGTCCCAGGGCACTCGCGTCTGACAGCCCGAGTCGTTTCATCCAGCCAGGGCTCAGATTTAGTGAAAACACCGGGTCACAAACCTCTAAATTATTGTATTTGGGAGGCCGAGCAATAACTGCTTACATTTATAGTGACTCTTAAATATAGCTGCTCGTCCTCCTAATCGGCCTGACGTCCTTGAAACGTTGAAATAGCAGCAATCATGTGGTAAAAGTTCAGTAAAAGCGCTGAACCCACCAACATTTAACCGTGTCTCAGTGACACAGAGAAAGTCCAAGAAATCCTTTAATATGAACCTTTTGTTCACCAGCGATCTAGCTTTCACCTGTCCAATCCTGACAGGAACCGGCGGATCAACAGCCATCCGAGGAGCAGGAGACAGAGACCGCGGGCAGGAGTCGACCGGGTCTAACGAACGCCACGAAGCAAAGAGGCGAGACGCCGCTACACGCAGTTTCAGCGAGGCTGTAGTGGAAAAATGCTCCCAGCAAGCCTTCAACCTCACTGCCTGACCGCCGCGTTTTCCTCAGCAATGTTGGTAGAGAGGTAGAGCCAGAGCGCGATAGTGGCGGGGGAAGCATCTTGTGATCTTATCAACATAAATTTTGCTGTAGATCGAAGCTCTAACAATGTTTGGCGATCGTACACCAGCAGAGAGCTGACATTTAAAGTAGCGAGTAAAACGCAGTGACACACGCGCCATCTTGGTCTCAGGTGTGTTTCGTGATCACCCAAGTAGTTAATTTTTCAATCAACATCAGACTGTAACAAACTTATTTCAGTTTACGTGTAAAGTAAAACATCCAGTGATGACCGTGAGAGGCGGGAAACACGAACCATCCGATCCACCCACCTCATTCTTGCGTCCCAGCAGCAGGTATGTGGCAGTGATGTCGTTGTACTTCTGGCTGACCAGCGTCTCTCTGACGTCTTCTCGGTTGAATCCCATCCCAACCATCACATCTAAAACAAGGCAAATTAAGTGAGAAACAGTTTCCATGCGTGGTTTGGACTCACGTACAGTTTTGAAGGGTTTATCATAATGGCTCTTTTGGTGACATTTAGACACAGAACTCTGACATTTCACTGAAAGGAGGGAAATTATGCCAGCTGATAACTCCAGACAGCCACTCTGAACATGATTCTTTGTTCTGAACCACCATCAAAACATAGAAAAATACCCTGAAAGGTGCAGAGGGGAAGACTCACAGCTCAGGTTTCTGCTCCTGTAACTCAACTCTTATACCAAACAGttatggaataaataaatgagtcaAAAGGTTGTTCTCACCAATGCGGCTGGTATCATTTAAGTCCCCGTCTGGCTCTATGTGGGGCTTGAGCTCCTCGCCGTCATGGCCGATGTTAATCCACTTATCTTTCATTATTTGCTGATGTTGAGAAAGAATAACAGAGAAGCTGTGACAAATACAAAAACTCGTAATATTCTGTTTCAGACAAAGGAAAACGAGCTCTAATAGTTGCAATACTTTAAGAGTTCGACTCGAATCGACATCAAATTCTATGTTATACGttacaaaatgtaaataaatgtcCTTTTGCATCTTTGCTCATCTTCATACAAACGCATGTTTTCCCCTGTGAGTGTGCAGTGAGGTTACCTCCAGAGAGCAGCGCTTGGTGGGGTTGAGGACCAGGAAGCGGCGCAGGATCCCTTCGCAGTCTGTCGACATGTAGAAGGGCACCCGGTATTTTCCCCTCAAAACCCGCTCCCGCAGCTCCTGAAAACAGCATTTATTCATACAACAAAAATTACATTTAAGCCACAGAGAAAAGAAACATAATCGATCGGATTATTGTTCGAGTCATCTGCAAAGTGATATTTTGAGAATGAGAATTATTTCAGGTCAACTTTTAGATGAAGTTTGATATGATTGACGACGCCCACCTTTAGGTTCTGTCCGTCAAAGGGCAGAGACCCGCTGACCAGTGTGTACAGGATGACGCCCAGGCTCCAGATGTCCACCTCTGGACCGTCGTACTTCTTCCCCTGGAAGAGCTCCGGGGCGGCGTAGGGTGGGGAGCCGCAGAAAGTGTCCAGTTTACTACCTTCAGTGAACTCGTTACTGAAGCCAAAGTCAGCTATTTTGATGTTGGAATCGGCGTCTAACAGCAAGTTTTCCGCCTGCCAAGTCACAACATCCCAAGTTGATTAACTTTTATATGAGGAATAACAGCAAGAACTCTAACCTGTGCTACTATCGTTTACACGGGAAGCGGTTAACTTTCTTCCAAACGCACTGTGTGTTACTATCTGCAGTGAAACTCTGTCATTTTAAATGAATTCACCTTCAAGTCTCTGTGAACAATGTTCTTCTGATGACAGTAGTGCACCGCTGAGACAATCTGAGGACAGAGAAACACAGAACGATCTCAAACAAGAGAAGATAATTGCACTTAGTGTTGTTCTTAAATGTGAATAGTAGCTAAATTCCTACATTTACATGGctgaaaacacaacacaatTATGAATTTCTTGTGTAATCACAGCTATTGTTTGTGTAATTGCAGAGGAATTTAATGCATTTTGCATTGCATTTAGGGTCAAACAGCTGAGATGCATGTAAAGCTGTGACTATAAACAATAAATCGTCTCAATTAGCCCAGATTTAAACTTCTCCGAGTATGCTTTCAGTGACGCCATCAACTGTGAAGGGCATGGACTTTTACTGACCTGTCTGAATTTGGCTCTGGCCTCTTTCTCCTTCATTCTGCCGTGAGCCACGAGGTAGTCGAACACTTCGCCTGGAAAAACACAAACGGTATGAAAACATGGCGTATTTTATCTAGGCGTGTCAGTAGTCATATCCTCACAGAAGATGTGCTCA encodes:
- the mark4b gene encoding MAP/microtubule affinity-regulating kinase 4 isoform X2, with translation MSLRTALPGHERNPDHHTSLSASRSEKGTGWSSRSLGARCRNSIALCSDEHPHIGNYRLLKTIGKGNFAKVKLARHILTGREVAIKIIDKTQLNPTSLQKLFREVRIMKTLNHPNIVQLFEVIETEKTLYLVMEYASGGEVFDYLVAHGRMKEKEARAKFRQIVSAVHYCHQKNIVHRDLKAENLLLDADSNIKIADFGFSNEFTEGSKLDTFCGSPPYAAPELFQGKKYDGPEVDIWSLGVILYTLVSGSLPFDGQNLKELRERVLRGKYRVPFYMSTDCEGILRRFLVLNPTKRCSLEQIMKDKWINIGHDGEELKPHIEPDGDLNDTSRIDVMVGMGFNREDVRETLVSQKYNDITATYLLLGRKNETEPTESRSGSSLSLARIRPGTISNGTSKHSTSSSSSGAQSSSSGHKAQRSASTYHRQRRHSDFCGPAAPGSAHPKRSPSGVGEGAGLKEERLSIRKPSTTTVGSRSIPTPSSPMVSSAHNPNKAEIPDRRKVNSTTNNAPASAMTRRNTYVCTDRSSTDRQSLLQNGKENSTLSHRLPPASPSTHSIAGASGVSSSSSTPSSRLSRGSTVRSTFHGGQIRDRRPPHVPPASPTPSHDASPLPHARTRATTNLLSKITSKLTRRVTDEPERISRSPVTSRHLSGHQKAAEPRTPRCGWDVRVRSPRDPAEVVLALREAAQGCGCQVHLAGPFLLSCTHGAAGARVAFEAEVCQLPSSLGQSSGVRFKRLWGAPLAFRDIATKVSKELEL
- the mark4b gene encoding MAP/microtubule affinity-regulating kinase 4 isoform X1; this encodes MSLRTALPGHERNPDHHTSLSASRSEKGTGWSSRSLGARCRNSIALCSDEHPHIGNYRLLKTIGKGNFAKVKLARHILTGREVAIKIIDKTQLNPTSLQKLFREVRIMKTLNHPNIVQLFEVIETEKTLYLVMEYASGGEVFDYLVAHGRMKEKEARAKFRQIVSAVHYCHQKNIVHRDLKAENLLLDADSNIKIADFGFSNEFTEGSKLDTFCGSPPYAAPELFQGKKYDGPEVDIWSLGVILYTLVSGSLPFDGQNLKELRERVLRGKYRVPFYMSTDCEGILRRFLVLNPTKRCSLEQIMKDKWINIGHDGEELKPHIEPDGDLNDTSRIDVMVGMGFNREDVRETLVSQKYNDITATYLLLGRKNETEPTESRSGSSLSLARIRPGTISNGTSKHSTSSSSSGAQSSSSGHKAQRSASTYHRQRRHSDFCGPAAPGSAHPKRSPSGVGEGAGLKEERLSIRKPSTTTVGSRSIPTPSSPMVSSAHNPNKAEIPDRRKVNSTTNNAPASAMTRRNTYVCTDRSSTDRQSLLQNGKENSTLSHRLPPASPSTHSIAGASGVSSSSSTPSSRLSRGSTVRSTFHGGQIRDRRPPHVPPASPTPSHDASPLPHARTRATTNLLSKITSKLTRRVTLDPSKRQSSNKSMSGCTLPQGTKTVNEPERISRSPVTSRHLSGHQKAAEPRTPRCGWDVRVRSPRDPAEVVLALREAAQGCGCQVHLAGPFLLSCTHGAAGARVAFEAEVCQLPSSLGQSSGVRFKRLWGAPLAFRDIATKVSKELEL
- the mark4b gene encoding MAP/microtubule affinity-regulating kinase 4 isoform X4: MSLRTALPGHERNPDHHTSLSASRSEKGTGWSSRSLGARCRNSIALCSDEHPHIGNYRLLKTIGKGNFAKVKLARHILTGREVAIKIIDKTQLNPTSLQKLFREVRIMKTLNHPNIVQLFEVIETEKTLYLVMEYASGGEVFDYLVAHGRMKEKEARAKFRQIVSAVHYCHQKNIVHRDLKAENLLLDADSNIKIADFGFSNEFTEGSKLDTFCGSPPYAAPELFQGKKYDGPEVDIWSLGVILYTLVSGSLPFDGQNLKELRERVLRGKYRVPFYMSTDCEGILRRFLVLNPTKRCSLEQIMKDKWINIGHDGEELKPHIEPDGDLNDTSRIDVMVGMGFNREDVRETLVSQKYNDITATYLLLGRKNETEPTESRSGSSLSLARIRPGTISNGTSKHSTSSSSSGAQSSSSGHKAQRSASTYHRQRRHSDFCGPAAPGSAHPKRSPSGVGEGAGLKEERLSIRKPSTTTVGSRSIPTPSSPMVSSAHNPNKAEIPDRRKVNSTTNNAPASAMTRRNTYVCTDRSSTDRQSLLQNGKENSTLSHRLPPASPSTHSIAGASGVSSSSSTPSSRLSRGSTVRSTFHGGQIRDRRPPHVPPASPTPSHDASPLPHARTRATTNLLSKITSKLTRRRT
- the mark4b gene encoding MAP/microtubule affinity-regulating kinase 4 isoform X3; the encoded protein is MSLRTALPGHERNPDHHTSLSASRSEKGTGWSSRSLGARCRNSIALCSDEHPHIGNYRLLKTIGKGNFAKVKLARHILTGREVAIKIIDKTQLNPTSLQKLFREVRIMKTLNHPNIVQLFEVIETEKTLYLVMEYASGGEVFDYLVAHGRMKEKEARAKFRQIVSAVHYCHQKNIVHRDLKAENLLLDADSNIKIADFGFSNEFTEGSKLDTFCGSPPYAAPELFQGKKYDGPEVDIWSLGVILYTLVSGSLPFDGQNLKELRERVLRGKYRVPFYMSTDCEGILRRFLVLNPTKRCSLEQIMKDKWINIGHDGEELKPHIEPDGDLNDTSRIDVMVGMGFNREDVRETLVSQKYNDITATYLLLGRKNETEPTESRSGSSLSLARIRPGTISNGTSKHSTSSSSSGAQSSSSGHKAQRSASTYHRQRRHSDFCGPAAPGSAHPKRSPSGVGEGAGLKEERLSIRKPSTTTVGSRSIPTPSSPMVSSAHNPNKAEIPDRRKVNSTTNNAPASAMTRRNTYVCTDRSSTDRQSLLQNGKENSTLSHRLPPASPSTHSIAGASGVSSSSSTPSSRLSRGSTVRSTFHGGQIRDRRPPHVPPASPTPSHDASPLPHARTRATTNLLSKITSKLTRRVTLDPSKRQSSNKSMSGCTLPQGTKTVRSQTNLRESADLRSQVAIYLGIRKRPSPGPPDAAGM